The Nicotiana tabacum cultivar K326 chromosome 14, ASM71507v2, whole genome shotgun sequence genome contains a region encoding:
- the LOC107800920 gene encoding ubiquitin-like-specific protease ESD4 isoform X2 — protein MMDSLSLSNSKFDDSSSSASFVPSYKKLLDSAEKRNDNLKSLQFHIQYTEKLLETYKLLRPQKKDEQYVKEDVIIEPFVQLDKEEKAEVSHALSNYSRSKVLVTHENSNIDITGEILQCLRPRAWLNDEVINVYLELLKEREKREPKRFLRCHFFNTFFYKKLISGKGGYNYQSVKRWTSQRKLGYCLFECDKIFVPIHQEVHWCLAVINKKDEKFQYLDSLGGRDNQVLRVLTRYFIDEVKDKNGKDIDVSSWKQEFVVDLPEQENGFDCGMFMLKYADFYSRDIGLCFNQEHMPYFRLRTAKEILRLKAE, from the exons ATGATGGATTCGCTATCTTTGAGTAATAGCAAGTTTGATGATTCATCTTCGTCAGCATCCTTTGTTCCTTCGTATAAGAAATTGCTGGATTCAgctgagaaaagaaatgataattTAAAGAGCCTGCAGTTTCACATTCAGTATACTGAGAAACTTCTCGAAACATATAAATTGTTGAGGCCTCAAAAGAAAGATGAACAATATGTTAAGGAG GATGTGATTATAGAACCCTTTGTGCAACTTGATAAGGAGGAAAAGGCTGAAGTTTCTCATGCTTTATCTAATTATAGCAG GAGTAAGGTTTTGGTAACCCATGAAAACTCCAATATAGATATTACTGGAGAGATATTGCAGTGTTTGAGACCCAGGGCATGGTTGAATGATGAG gTCATTAATGTGTATCTTGAGTTgctaaaagagagagagaaaagggagCCCAAAAGGTTCTTGAGATGTCATTTCTTTAACACATTCTTTTACAAGAAG TTAATCAGTGGCAAGGGAGGCTATAACTATCAATCTGTGAAAAGATGGACATCCCAAAGGAAGCTGGGGTACTGCCTCTTTGAATGTGATAAA ATTTTTGTCCCTATCCACCAAGAAGTACATTGGTGTTTAGCTGTCATCAACAAGAAGGATGAAAAGTTCCAGTATCTTGATTCACTTGGAGGAAGAGATAATCAAGTACTGAGAGTGCTG ACTAGATACTTCATTGACGAGGTGAAGGACAAGAATGGGAAAGATATTGATGTTAGCTCGTGGAAGCAAGAATTTGTTGTGGACCTCCCAGAGCAAGAGAATGG GTTTGACTGCGGCATGTTCATGCTCAAGTATGCTGATTTCTACAGCAGAGATATAGGACTCTGTTTTAATCAG GAACATATGCCGTATTTTAGGTTAAGGACTGCCAAGGAGATCTTAAGGTTGAAAGCAGAGTAA
- the LOC107800920 gene encoding ubiquitin-like-specific protease ESD4 isoform X1, whose product MGALTSNRKRGDDFFTLNYKTPASNVDPHISKKPRLSMNQTTQDHSKTSTVKRLFIKYPSSITSIKREIHAPCKRPSSSRFGGGSHSIMGNFLVQQLYRAKSSAFKTFRYLKKKDKQVVINVDGDDEDSHVEELGTGFVPKTGLFDGSGQIRKESNAKMGLSNGSGGRWKVSDGVIEILDNSDDGVVTDVQLQSSSVVTVSDGDVNLLKVENAEKMMDSLSLSNSKFDDSSSSASFVPSYKKLLDSAEKRNDNLKSLQFHIQYTEKLLETYKLLRPQKKDEQYVKEDVIIEPFVQLDKEEKAEVSHALSNYSRSKVLVTHENSNIDITGEILQCLRPRAWLNDEVINVYLELLKEREKREPKRFLRCHFFNTFFYKKLISGKGGYNYQSVKRWTSQRKLGYCLFECDKIFVPIHQEVHWCLAVINKKDEKFQYLDSLGGRDNQVLRVLTRYFIDEVKDKNGKDIDVSSWKQEFVVDLPEQENGFDCGMFMLKYADFYSRDIGLCFNQEHMPYFRLRTAKEILRLKAE is encoded by the exons ATGGGGGCCTTAACAAGTAATCGAAAGCGGGGTGACGATTTTTTCACCTTGAATTACAAAACTCCAGCTTCAAACGTTGACCCTCACATTTCCAAAAAACCTAGGCTTTCTATGAACCAAACAACTCAAGATCACAGCAAAACATCAACAGTCAAAAGGCTTTTCATAAAATACCCATCTTCCATTACTTCCATTAAAAGAGAAATTCATGCTCCTTGTAAAAGGCCGTCTTCTTCAAGATTTGGAGGTGGGTCCCACTCAATAATGGGGAATTTCCTAGTTCAGCAGTTATATAGAGCTAAAAGCAGCGCTTTTAAAACCTTCAGGTACTTGAAGAAAAAAGATAAACAAGTGGTAATAAACGTTGATGGTGATGATGAGGATTCACATGTTGAGGAGTTAGGAACTGGGTTTGTTCCAAAAACGGGTCTTTTTGACGGGTCGGGCCAGATACGGAAGGAGAGTAATGCAAAAATGGGTCTTTCTAACGGGTCAGGTGGGAGATGGAAGGTGAGTGATGGTGTTATTGAAATATTGGATAATTCTGATGATGGTGTTGTTACGGATGTGCAGCTTCAGAGTTCTTCAGTTGTAACAGTGTCCGATGGCGATGTGAATTTGTTGAAGGTGGAGAATGCAGAAAAGATGATGGATTCGCTATCTTTGAGTAATAGCAAGTTTGATGATTCATCTTCGTCAGCATCCTTTGTTCCTTCGTATAAGAAATTGCTGGATTCAgctgagaaaagaaatgataattTAAAGAGCCTGCAGTTTCACATTCAGTATACTGAGAAACTTCTCGAAACATATAAATTGTTGAGGCCTCAAAAGAAAGATGAACAATATGTTAAGGAG GATGTGATTATAGAACCCTTTGTGCAACTTGATAAGGAGGAAAAGGCTGAAGTTTCTCATGCTTTATCTAATTATAGCAG GAGTAAGGTTTTGGTAACCCATGAAAACTCCAATATAGATATTACTGGAGAGATATTGCAGTGTTTGAGACCCAGGGCATGGTTGAATGATGAG gTCATTAATGTGTATCTTGAGTTgctaaaagagagagagaaaagggagCCCAAAAGGTTCTTGAGATGTCATTTCTTTAACACATTCTTTTACAAGAAG TTAATCAGTGGCAAGGGAGGCTATAACTATCAATCTGTGAAAAGATGGACATCCCAAAGGAAGCTGGGGTACTGCCTCTTTGAATGTGATAAA ATTTTTGTCCCTATCCACCAAGAAGTACATTGGTGTTTAGCTGTCATCAACAAGAAGGATGAAAAGTTCCAGTATCTTGATTCACTTGGAGGAAGAGATAATCAAGTACTGAGAGTGCTG ACTAGATACTTCATTGACGAGGTGAAGGACAAGAATGGGAAAGATATTGATGTTAGCTCGTGGAAGCAAGAATTTGTTGTGGACCTCCCAGAGCAAGAGAATGG GTTTGACTGCGGCATGTTCATGCTCAAGTATGCTGATTTCTACAGCAGAGATATAGGACTCTGTTTTAATCAG GAACATATGCCGTATTTTAGGTTAAGGACTGCCAAGGAGATCTTAAGGTTGAAAGCAGAGTAA